From Carettochelys insculpta isolate YL-2023 chromosome 3, ASM3395843v1, whole genome shotgun sequence, a single genomic window includes:
- the MTFR2 gene encoding mitochondrial fission regulator 2 yields MALLVTLIRQLLEYFGVPADQFLPMQEAHINNISIGCVIETCLPSMPFLRRHFQWVYAVIRKCQVKIISAWQNKEYGSTRSIVRRFGTVLSLEPYARPHFQMVQDLNSLDYGERSTTPSTVVPSLSDILRVVNHEGEVFARFRAESWGKEKNIVDHDASSAIISLPTVLASRAEKDNIVNEEAMKKISALENELTLLRAQIAAIVAVQGSRNSNQSGPGVSHLFGTPDGSFPVPAMTSTPLFTAQDQFVIPPPPPPPSVVSSAFDSSNSAIELIKQRRAANNSSSTTFGPVEHQKTNNVLNMMDVLKDIKKIRLRTVEKSPGGTPLPKTRKRQSSQWDPAALIAHALKQKFARQNGNDSLDEENKSCDRSPFSSPEAPVIGRHILKPSSKNIPIKDEEEKQVSTEKARVHS; encoded by the exons ATGGCTCTACTGGTGACTCTCATAAGGCAACTGCTAGAATACTTTGGTGTACCAGCTGATCAG TTCTTACCAATGCAGGAAGCTCATATAAACAATATCAGTATTGGCTGTGTGATTGAAACGTGTCTTCCTTCAATGCCCTTCCTAAGAAGGCACTTTCAGTGGGTGTATGCTGTCATACGGAAGTGTCAGGTGAAG attatttcagcatggcaaaaTAAGGAATATGGATCTACACGAAGCATTGTTCGTAGATTTGGGACAGTGCTTTCTTTAGAACCTTATGCAAGACCTCACTTTCAG aTGGTCCAAGATCTGAATTCTTTGGATTATGGTGAACGAAGTACAACTCCAAGCACTGTAGTTCCATCTCTTAGTGATATCCTGAGGGTGGTGAATCATGAGGGTGAAGTTTTTGCTAGATTTAG GGCTGAGTcatggggaaaggaaaaaaatattgttgACCATGATGCATCTTCAGCCATAATTTCTTTGCCAACTGTTCTAGCAAGTAGAGCAGAAAAAGACAATATTGTGAATGAAGAAGCAATGAAAAAAATTTCTGCACTTGAAAATGAATTAACACTTCTTCGTGCCCAGATCGCTGCAATTGTCGCAGTGCAAGGATCAAGAAATAGCAATCAATCGG GTCCAGGTGTCTCACATTTATTTGGCACTCCAGATGGTTCTTTTCCAGTGCCAGCAATGACTTCCACTCCATTATTCACTGCGCAAGATCAGTTTgtaattcctcctcctcctccacctccctctgtaGTATCATCTGCCTTTGATTCCAGTAATTCAGCAATTGAACTTATTAAACAACGTCGTGCTGCAAATAACTCCAGCTCAACAACTTTTGGCCCTGTTGAACACCAGAAGACCAATAACGTTCTTAATATGATGGATGTTCTGAAGGATATAAAAAAAATCCGACTGCGAACTGTTGAGAA GTCACCTGGTGGTACACCACTTCCTAAAACAAGAAAAAGGCAAAGTTCACAGTGGGACCCAGCAGCTCTAATAGCTCATGCACTCAAACAGAAATTTGCACGTCAAAATGGCAATGATTCATTGGACGAAGAAAACAAATCTTGTGACCGCTCCCCCTTTTCCAGTCCAGAAGCCCCAGTG